TTGGAGGAGTTATTGTCCAATTAgttaatatgattatttcttAATAAATATAGCTTCTAAATTTCTATCATTTCCTAGAACAATATTTTTtgttagaaaaagaaaaaaagaaatttggTGCGTGCATGAATTAACTAATAAATTATGGAGTTATGTTTACATAAATGCATTTTAATCTAATTAAACTAAACTAGTTGACTGCAAGCTTACTTGTAGTATTAAATAACAAggatgttttatgaaaacatatgtTGCATAGTGATTGTGTGAGATGTGTCAATTAACATATGTTGACCAAATGGCTCAACCAAGTAGGAGTTTTGGGTcatcatatatatgtatgtgtatgtgtgtgtgtgtgtgtgtgtgtgttgacccaaaaataaaaatatccggGGTTACATGTGtgtattattaaaatattaataaaaagtaGGAATTTGCTTGACCAATAACAAAAACGTCATCAATATCTTTACAAACGAGACATGAATATATGTACTAACGATCACTTCTAACAATTTTCAGGCACTAGATTTCGTGGTTTCAGAGGCACGAAAGTATAATATTCGACTAATCTTAAGTTTGGTCAACAATTGGAAGGACTATGGAGGAAGATCTCAATATGTTAACTGGGCTAAAAGTGTAGGAGTCCCAGttaataatgatgatgattttTACACCAATGCAATCCTTAAGGGTTATTACAAGAACCATGTCAGGGTAAAACATTTAGACTATTCCTTAATGTTAGTTTGGTGTACTGTTTAATGGTACACTATTGGGTGGACAGGTGCTTATTGGTTAGGGGGAAATATATCTTTTGCTAATTAACACCTTCATTATTAACTTGATTCGATGCCCATCACAGGCAGTTCTTACAAGGATGAACACAATAACTAAAGTTGCATACAAGGATGATCCAACTATCATGGCCTGGGAGCTAATGAATGAACCTCGTTGCCAAGTTGACAGCTCTGGAAAAGCCCTAATTGTGAGTCTCCAaactattttttcaaaaaaaaaaattgtatatatgCATGTGCTTAAATCctaatattgtatatatgtatgtaatgataggGTTGGGTCCAAGAGATGGCTTCTTATCTTAAATCTATAGATAGTAAACACTTATTGGAGATAGGCCTAGAGGGCTTCTATGGGGAGTCCACTCCAGACAGGAAGCGGTACAATCCGGGAGGTGGCTTGTTTGGCACAGATTTTATAACCAATAACCAAATTAAAGAGATTGATTTTACTTCCATACACGCATATCCTGATGCTTGGTAAGTTTTGGCATCCATTCTCTCAACTACTATCACATGTGTccatttaaataaaattttgatccTACAAAATAATCTAGTTCAGGACTCACCCCAAAAGCTTGTAGTTTCATTCATTGTGCAATCCAATCTATATTTAAATGGGCACAACTAGTGGAAGTTTGATAAGTTAGTGTTCCAAAGGTAACCCATCAATTAATAGTCAAACTTCATATCCATTATCAGAAGTAAATAGACAATTAATCATTACATGTGTACTTTTTGATAGGTTGTCTGGCCAAAACCAAACCTCTCAAATGGCGTTTGTTCAAAGGTGGATGACAAGTCACTCAGCAGACTCAAAAACTATATTGAAGAAGCCATTAGTATTTGCTGAATTTGGAAAATCAAAGAAAGTTGCAGACTACACTGCAAGTGGGAGAGATACTTACTTAAAATCTATATACACCACAATTTACAATGATGCAAGTAAAGGAGGAGGAATGAGAGGAGGGTTGGTTTGGCAACTAATGGCTGAAGGAATGGAGTCATATTATGATGGGTATGAGATTGTTCTACCACAAGATCAATCCATAGCTGCTATCATCACTCAACAATCTCAGAAGATGAAGGAGCTTATGCACTAGTGACCTATCTTTGTTTAGATCATGCAATTTGCATTTACTTAATAATATCAATGAATATTGTACCACAAAATTGATCCCTAAATTTTCGGTAAGTTGTACTTCATCCTCAAAACTTTTATCAACAAGCGTTTGATGATTTAAACCTaagtttgaatttcaattttttatcaATTTCTAAACAAGGATCCTATGACAAACTAGCctaaaaattttaagaaatggagtgcaattttgaaattaagttgGGAAGGAATGGGCATATATACCTAATCACATCTTCAAACATTTATCCTATATATTAAAGTATGAATTGGATGGGGGGAGGCTTGGTCCTCATGATGAGCTGCCAAACCAATCCTTTTGCATGCTAACCACCTTATCTATGTATATGAGAATGTTTTTCGCCATAATCCACCAAGCAAGCTAGCCGCTTCTACTCCATATCTAATAGTTCCTTCTGCTTTTACTAAGTTAGATGTAGCACATATTACATTGGCTCTCCAGCTTGACTAATAAACTAAGCCTCATATTGTGATAATTCCACATTATTTAGTTAATTCATGTTGACTTTGTGATATGACGTGTGATCTTAAACATGCAAAGCACGGGTAATAAAGGACTTGTAGCAAGTAAAAAGATTTCATTCTAAATGGTTCTTGCTAGCCCGTCAGCTACACTATCttagtttatatgttttgatgatattaacctatttgttgtttctagtattttccatccttacagatcttatctagtataggtacaaagtgtcagatacacaaaggtaccaaatcagaagcaaagatcggacctagtagacatcaaatagaaaagatcgaaAGGACACGAACTTAGAAGCACCAAAACACATCCCGGagtttttattatgtataaattaattgtaataagggttgtgtgagtgagtgcgtattataactcttgtggtgtgtgtcttgcatgaatTTTGAGTAAGAGTTAagtcattgcataagcatactatgACACATGAGTATATAGGATCTAcataaaagtaacaaactcacaattcatagttttctaagttaaaacaagagtttttcaaatgaatcctaaaactcaaatatgttttcaaagggacaagtttttaacaccctaattttaagaacatttttatacttagtctcgATTGTGTTaatcctaaaggttcaaagaaagtcaagtatatttataaaaggacatactaagcatataagatatcaaaatgggttttcaaacgtgttttattaactaagatatcttatattcaaaaggaaactcatttggacaaattttaatcttcattagacttaatatatttcatatactttttttccaagaatgttttgagtcattaaaacactttttgacaaggaaaaataaagcaatcgtcactaccgtagtgcagcctAGAGTCCTAAATACCCTTcggtattttgggtataacttttgttagaaaagtccaaatgggacgatcttggtgtccctggaaagttaagacaaaattacacaactttcattttgatcactttttctgattcagggacctcgttgacgaattcaatGGGCAAAATGACGCTAACGGGCGGAAaatggctagtttgccaaataaaatatcttttcttccccccaacggctagttaacggctcctaaggctcttgggctataaatacaagttattagacttgtattaacatggttttgaaggtctttgatcattgttagtaaaaaacatcattttatacaaaacctagcacattacatattagttcttcattacatgtgctcattctctcttactcacttattatgtttgattcaattcttgagagaatagtgtgaggtttgagttgtaaatcatattttctcattgtaaggagcattctctgtaatcttccatcttcttgtgaaaggttctttatgaaccaagttgtaaggttctcgAATCGGTAAAgactctttgtgagcggtaggaatttgttcccgagttgtaaggcttctctgccggtgatggagatcgtatagtggaatccttgagttggtctcaagacgtggatgtaggcttggtgccgaaccacgtaaaaataccggtgttgattttctcttcctatactctttattatttgtcttgtgtatgatttaaatttaatatgatgtgatataattacttgcatcttgtcaagtgttttattttgtagaaatattttgtaattccacaaaagagtccattcaccccccccctctggactatatactcccgggctagGACGTCCAACAGTTCTACATCACTTAATACATACTAATGTTAACAAATATATATTTAAGCATGCATAAAAATCACTATTAATGCATAGCAAAGGAGCTAGATTCCTTATGCACACTCCGATCAACCTCTATTTCCAATAGTATCCTAAATATACACAAGGTCATAGTGAACCCCACACCAAATAAACAATTCGAGAACTCAAAGTGTGTTAGATGAGCATCACGTAAATACCTCCCTTCCCTTCACCTAACATCTTCTAATCCTATAAGATGATTGTTGTAGTGCCTTGGAGGCCACTTTCTAAAGGAAGGGGAGCAAACTCCAAATCGCCTCCACCAAGTGGCGAACTCAAAATCAAATTAGGGATGATAGTATATAGGATGAGAaatggtgtaacgacctgcttaataaattgatttttttttttttttcataatagcaaataacatactctgataccatagtattAACCTAAGCATCCAGAAGCAGagatcatacaaacataaccataaaccatttTATACAATACAAAActaataccacacaataccagagtactacatgtatcccaaaatatacacatatatctcttccctaaaaataccctcaactagctagggtatacaaaaacgctcccaaaaatgatactcacttcgctgatagggcactacagacgcccctctacctgcgagcctggtctgctcgcctacctggatcacctaaaaaatgtttcaacactaggatgagccaacactcagtaagaagaaatatgttattactagtgtgtggcaaatgagctactacatatcatgaaatctgtttcatataaacatgaataacagAGTACAAAAGTGCAATGCAagtaataaagtacaccaccccttttccctattgcttaacatatcaatattattgttataattcaaaatacttctagtgtacataagtaggatccctgtttctgtaaatctgtacgtatgtaatagtagctgaaactattccctgtggctatctgtgtcatgacatgcccctcatgacaaggttgtgcggctcgtagactgaatttaccctagctggccaaccaggaataaatcacttaactccgtcagtcgacctacccacctcaacccatatctagatggggagcctaacctattcaagggcctaggtggtcgaccgtaccgcgtattatctgaatagccggttgcactcataaagtaacataatatctgtagtaacgataccgtgctccgtagctgcaagtccaacagggtctgatatcgtataatatatttctatatacatgtctatctaatttaccatgattctaaagtactgaaataaccataatgctgcataacgtactgaaatcttaataatcataacatgggactgcatattcataatactagacttcgtataatcatggtactgagattcgtataatcatgatactaaaatccgtaaaatcatggtactgaaattcacataatcatagtacttaaatccgtaaaattatggtactgaaattcataaaaatcatgaaactagaattcataaaacatatccccgtactacatacatattcacatgccacaccatactttagtacataattttcataaataaatacactgtataatatttagaaatttcatagcatagcatatttcccttacattaactttgaaaagcctctATGCAACACTAGCCTAActcccgcagggcctcctacacaacatcctgaaaccaacatatgtcagaacataatatcagtatttttttgcctacatcatttcctataactgccaggaagtcaaaaactggataaaagtccttacccttaatttgggacgaaatccaacttcgttttcctgacgatccgctccggtagtcttgcagagaactctgctagaagcgtcgtggtagcttcggatcatcgatccggtgactggtggggccgaaaacgaagagagaagggagagagagtcattggagagagagagagagagagagagagagaaagagaggagaggagaaagagaggtgcagtgaaaataagaaatatctcgatttttagctatttatagggccagattcatcgacgagccacgtcacttcgtcaacgaattcttagtaatttcgtcgacgaagccctgtattcatcgatgaaattcagagaagcCTGAaccgtctcttggtattttcttgttgacgaaaccctgtgttcgtcgacgaaattctaaagaccttcatcgacaaaaccttgtgttcatcgacgaagcctagcaaatttttgaaattatgattatttaatactatctccaaaatgcaatgtcatcgacgaatgcggagcgttcgtcgacgaagtctacggcctccttctgtttttgtatctattttccctccctcttattattaaaatgctattattctttgggtcactacaaatGGGTCATATATATGGTCCAATGGAGTCTCCACTAACCTATTTTTAATTTAGGTGAGGTTATAACacctatttaaaatatattgtctACTCATTTGTCCCTAAACTATAACTAGGTCCAGAAAAATTAGTAGTCAATTTTTTGCACTACCAAGTCTGATTCAAGAGTACATTTATGTAAAGGGAAGGTACAAGCACGCCTTCACACTCTCagtgaacgatacctaattaccCGAAGTTTTCCtttaaatttaaccaattaagaCTCAAATTCTTTCCATTTTATTCAACTCATTTTATTTTCAAGTGAAAGTGAAAAATGAAGCAAAAGAAATAGATGGACAAAGAGATAAAGCATACATGCACAATTCAACTAGCCAGAAACACATGTAACTTCAAGGATGATAACAAATTAACATAATATGTTAACTAGCAATCAAAAGACATACATGGGGAACAATAAGCCTCAAGTAAACAACTATACACATACAAGTACCACAAAGTATGCAAACAACATGGTAGATCAAGGATATGTATACAATTATAAAAAGGCACACAAGAGAAGCAAAAAGACATGCACAAAACATGGGGACAAATATGTAATACAAACAAAGTACACAAAACAAAATGAGTAACAAAAAAAATAAGATCAAATTAAATGTGTGCACATAACTTAGAAAGTCCAATAGAATTACCATCAAACGAACTCAAAGTGATTTTACTAAACAATCCACTCCTTAAGAGATGATTGAGGACTACATAACCCTATTTTATTGAATTCCTTATTATAAGGgtgcacatacacacacacacactataatgacccaaaaattataccatttttttttcttcttacctatttactctgatacccctgaatTATCTGCTATATCCTCTCAGGCTCCAAGTGAGCATTGAGGAAACGCTgctcatattacatacctaagcagtggaaaacataaaaacatacatccatatttacaataccaaaatccaatTTTCCCCAACACATAAATTACATAAATACACATCATCGCAGTATCATATACCCAAAACTCCTGgttactactcaaaaatacaacctcctattaaaacttaccctatagataGGGTAGTGTACTTGCCCTCTCTAtgtgcgagtctgatctgcttgcctaactggatcacttgaaaaatattaaatcactaggataagacaacgttcagtaagagaaaatatgctattactagtgtgtggcaacaaaacttacaaacatattatactaacaaataactgaaactaaattTAGTTGGCATAACAtctcatatagtttaaaatacaactaacatctctgagtactatttattcataattttaaTACTATAGAATATTTGCTGTTGTTTTGTAAATCCATATAGATAAAAGtaactgtgataataccttggaaaactgtacatcatgatttaacctttACCCGTTATTAGCCTGGACCTGTCACAAACTCTGTGGCACAGTAGTTGGTAAACTACACTCCACCAATCCTCAGCCTGGCCCTGACACAAACTCCGTGGCATTATAGCTGGAAAACTGAtctaaaatagcaacggtaccgtgctctgctgataactgatctaattcatcggggtctaatactgtatatatgtattatcttgttgtttcatcatgatttcaaaataaccataacaccataaactaatctgaaaatactgtaataattAAACTAAGCTGAACTGTACTATCTATAATAATTGGCATGTAATATTtgaactgtataaactgtaatagcatagtgttatggctttaaagTTCTGAAAATCACGGTAATCTgataatactataaatcatgatagtctgaaaactatataataataatttctactaatatactataaaacatgatatttgaaaGTTGTATAAATTTTGTATAGATTTGTTACAagttcatgccacacaactaattaaataaattctcatactataaaatctatattttctAACATACTAATAATTGTGTACTGACtaataatctgataaaacataaaatttactGACAACCacactaaaattcctagcatagcatatttccattacctaactagctgggaggctcgcctccaactttatTTTCATGCTCACGGCGCACTAtcctcaaaatcctaaaataacacatttatacaaatttctcaGTAAATCACTAAATTCCCCAGAAGATCATCTCACTTATATTTCCTGAACCTGcctattcacatttcttaaactttaatatacctaACTCCTGGAAAAATATCTGCTGGGGTCCCCAACCCATGCCTATAGGGTCCCAAAAAAACcctaattttatttcacaaaacactagtatatacCCTCACAACACAAAATCCGAGCTCAGATAAAACTGGTAATACTAGAAATACTTAAAAAtgcacttaccctgattttgggatggttcccaaacttcccaaatcgaatttctaCTCCGGTTAGGTTGTACAGAATCTCCCTAAGATCACCGtgatagcttctgatcgtcgaaccagggagagacggagccaaaaatctagagagaaggaaagaGGAGCTGagctagagagagaaggaaactAGAAAAAATCATCTTTCTCCAATGAAATGTcgttttcagctatttatagtcctcttgccacgtggcctcgtcgacgagccacgtcaccttgtcgatgagtccaagaagggagttcgtcgatgaacacctaaCCCTCGTCGAAGAGTTTTAGGCCCCGAAAACAACCCCTTAGTaaactctcatcgacgagacacgcacCCACATTGACGATCCCTTGAAGactgttcatcgacgaggccctgctaAGTCCCCTTTAAACTTTCCttcttcctctcatttctttattatttaaatcccataaTTATCcgagttactacattctcccctccttataaaatttcgtcttcaaaatttgctatatgtattgaacaccatccattgagagaaataggctacttattttattaattactctcacttatggtggaggaataccgtgattacataagctgttttggaagattacaattatacccataaaagaaaaattctcccaaaaccaaaacactacctatcctataatataaaatacaactatacatttatcattCTGTACTGAATAAACAAAATTGTCTTTATCTGAACAATACTAACTAATATTGTACCCCCACTAAATAGCTGTGGGTATTTCTGTATGAtctcctcctcaagctcccatgaagcttcctttaTGGCATGATTCCttcacaagacttttactaactgaattttcttggtgcgcaattcttgttccttcctaacTAAGATCTACACTGatgcttcctcatatgccaatgaatTTCTAAGctaatctctaagctctatctctacataactaatcacgtgggatgagtttgggatgtatttccttagcatggaaacatgaaatacgtcgtgtattctagatagagctagtggtaaagctagtcagtaggcaactggccccactCTTTTAattatctcaaatgggccaatgtacctagggctcaacttacccttcatctaaaatctcataactcctctcagtggagctaccttcaaaaatacctgatcttccacatcaaacTCTATCTCCAAGCAacaagtatctgcgtagcttttttgccAACTTTGAGCTGCAcaaattctatctttaataagccggactttatcatacgcctgctacaccaactctggtcccaatactCGTCTTTCTCCCACTTAATCCCATTATAATGGagaacggcacctcctaccatataaagcctcatacGATGTCATactaatgctggcctgatagctgttattgtatgcaaacttgGCCAACGGAAaatactgagtccaactaccccgaAATCCAGCATacatgcacgtagcatatcctcaagtatttctATTTCCTCTCTGTCTACCCAtctatctaaggatgaaaagcggtgctgaatgctaactgtgacccCACAGCCTTctaaaagctcctccaaaacgGTGAAGTAAATCGGGAGTCTCGGTTTGAGACTATAGATACAGGCACACCATGTGAGcgcactatctcctgaatgtataacatTGTCAGTatgtccatagaatagttgactttgatatggataaagtgagcagtcttcgttaatcgatctacaaccacccaaatagcgttTTGTCCCTGTCGCGCTAGTGGTAGTTCTATTACAAAATCCATaaagacgtgatcccatttccactcagggatataGAGTGACTGCAACTGCCCCGCGGGTCTTTGGTattcagcctttatctgctggcacgtcaagcactactttacgaattcagcaatctccttcttcatgccgctccacctgAAGAATTCCCGTAAATCCCGatatattttagtactacctggatgcacagtgtatagggatctatgagcctcctccaagataACTCTACTGATCTGAGCatctacaggaacacataatctggtatgAAATCGCAAGACTCCTTCATCTAATACACTGAACTCTTCCTCCTACccatcttgcactttctctatcaattcTGCTAGTTCTGGATCAATTCTTCgggtagctttaatcctttcttgcaatatAGGTTGTAACaccaggttagcaataaatgtTTGGTGATCATCCTCTGCTATCTCTActccaagtctctccagatccatctagatAGGGCGTTGAATCGCAACTGCTAACACCGTTGCTCCTGCTGTTttcttgctcagtgcatcagccaccacatttgctttcgttgggtggtagctaatagtacaatcataatccttgataagctccaactatcttctttgccgcatattcaaattTTTCTAGGTGaataaatactttaagcttttatgatccatgaaaatctcgcatttcccaccataaagatagtgtctccggatcttaagagcatacaccactgcagctagctctaaatcatgcacaagatagttcttctcatattctttaagttgcctaaatgcataagcaataactctcccatgctgcatcaacacgcacctgAGCCCCttctgagatgcatcactataaataacaaactcatcctctcctaatggaatagccaacactgaGGCAGTAACCAGTCgttgtttcaattcctgaaagctctgctcacatttaTTAGACCATTCAAACCCCgcattctttctcgtgagtcgtgtcaaggAACCTAACAGTCTGGAAAACCCATCTACAAAGCgtcggtagtagcctgccaaacctagaaaactcctgacgaCCTGGACATTTCCTGGCCACACCcgactcaccactgcctctatcttactcaagTCAACTGATATACCGTCCCTAGAAATCACATGCccaagaaaagtaacctgcctcgaccataattcacatttcttgaatttcacgtacagattttttttcccttaatacctacaacaccaacctcaaatgatgttcattatcctcaaaactcttcgaatagaccagtatatcatctataaaaatcacAAGGAATTGGTCCAGatattgatggaacactcgattcattaggtccataaacgctGCTggtgcatttgtcagaccaaaggccataacgagaaa
The sequence above is a segment of the Malania oleifera isolate guangnan ecotype guangnan chromosome 8, ASM2987363v1, whole genome shotgun sequence genome. Coding sequences within it:
- the LOC131161299 gene encoding mannan endo-1,4-beta-mannosidase 5-like, with the translated sequence MGAFFGIGNCSLLVILIASMAYHGEGLGFIATRETQFVVDQSPFFFNGFNSYWLMDVASDPSQRYKVSNVFRDAAATGLSICRTWAFSDGGSRALQTSPGVYNQNFFQALDFVVSEARKYNIRLILSLVNNWKDYGGRSQYVNWAKSVGVPVNNDDDFYTNAILKGYYKNHVRAVLTRMNTITKVAYKDDPTIMAWELMNEPRCQVDSSGKALIGWVQEMASYLKSIDSKHLLEIGLEGFYGESTPDRKRYNPGGGLFGTDFITNNQIKEIDFTSIHAYPDAWLSGQNQTSQMAFVQRWMTSHSADSKTILKKPLVFAEFGKSKKVADYTASGRDTYLKSIYTTIYNDASKGGGMRGGLVWQLMAEGMESYYDGYEIVLPQDQSIAAIITQQSQKMKELMH